Proteins from one Camelina sativa cultivar DH55 chromosome 8, Cs, whole genome shotgun sequence genomic window:
- the LOC104706610 gene encoding G patch domain-containing protein TGH-like produces the protein MASDEEDFVFHGTPIEREEEIASRKKKAVAGASGNLRTLPAWKQEVTDEEGRRRFHGAFTGGYSAGYYNTVGSKDGWAPQSFTSSRKNRAGARKQSISDFLDEDEKADMEGQSLSASSQFDTFGFTAAEYSRKQVEKEQHERPSAIPGPVPDELIAPASESIGVKLLLKMGWRRGHSIKDVRASSGARREARKAFLAFSTDENTKETSDSVVSETEVETSLDPQFSEDIKMSESTPVYVLNPKQDLHGLGYDPFKHAPEFREKKRSRLSANKEAGFRKPLSMKESLFGPKSGKIAPGFGIGALEELDVEDEDVYGGYDFDQTYVIEDEQPAKPSNDNRLRLTSKEHDVLPGFGAAKNSDYSMERFSPPKIPKDFVARHKFSGPLEAETKPTLSAPPDVPPPADNNLKLLIEGFATFVSRCGKLYEDLSREKNQSNQLFDFLRGGNGHEYYARRLWEEQQKRGDQSKLTLDVKPSSSVQKMTAEERGSLLGEKPLQRSLKETDTSASSGGSFQFPTNLSDTFTKSASTQEAADAVKPFKDDPAKQERFEQFLKEKYKGGLRSTDFNRVNSMSESARAQERLDFEAAAEAIEKGKAYKEVRRATERPLDFLAGGLQFTSGGTEQIKDTGVVDMKSSTTYPKREEFQWRPSPLLCKRFDLPDPFMGKLPPAPRARNKMDSLIFLPDTVKAASALSESQEHKKETSIEEPEVEVEVENVERPVDLYKAIFSDDSEDDEDQVMNRKIQEGQEKKNEAAASTLNRLIAGDFLESLGKELGFEVPSDVPYQEGTKPMEKESKSRSKPEGSSDKRPDRSGFKQKVEEKTSSLTLGSEEEKSRKQREKSPRKRSGGNDLSSSESSGDERSKKRSSKMDRYRNNDSESDSSSDYHSRDKQSSRSRRKRRESSREKRNSHKKHSKHHRSKKSSSSKLVYSSDEDRKESKREKRRRRD, from the exons ATGGCGTCAGACGAAGAGGATTTCGTATTTCATGGAACACCAATAGAGCGCGAGGAAGAAATCGCGAGCCGGAAGAAGAAAGCAGTCGCTGGTGCTTCAGGCAATCTTAGAACTCTCCCTGCTTGGAAGCAAGAG GTGACTGATGAAGAAGGCCGGAGAAGGTTCCATGGAGCATTTACTGGTGGATATTCTGCTGGGTATTACAATACAGTGGGGTCAAAAGACG GCTGGGCTCCCCAGTCATTTACATCATCAAGGAAGAACAGAGCTGGAGCAAGGAAGCAAAGTATTTCAGACTTtttagatgaagatgaaaaggCG GATATGGAGGGACAATCACTGTCCGCGAGCTCACAGTTTGACACATTTGGTTTTACGGCAGCCGAATATTCCCGCAAGCAAGTTGAGAAAGAACAGCATGAGAG GCCATCAGCCATTCCTGGCCCAGTGCCTGACGAACTTATTGCTCCAGCTTCAGAGTCAATTG GGGTCAAACTTTTACTAAAGATGGGATGGCGGCGTGGTCATTCAATAAAGGATGTGCGTGCTAGTTCAG GTGCTCGTAGAGAAGCTAGGAAAGCATTTTTAGCCTTCTCTACTGATGAGAATACGAAGGAAACATCCGACTCAGTGGTTTCGGAGACTGAAGTGGAAACTTCTCTGGATCCACAATTTAGTGAAGATATTAAAATGTCTGAAAGCACTCCT GTATATGTTCTCAATCCAAAGCAGGACCTGCATGGATTAGGATATGATCCTTTCAAGCATGCTCCTGAATTTAGAG aaaagaaaagatctcGCTTGTCTGCCAATAAGGAGGCTGGCTTCAGAAAGCCTTTGTCAATGAAGGAAAGTCTTTTTGGACCCAAAT CAGGAAAGATTGCTCCGGGTTTTGGCATTGGGGCACTTGAGGAGCTTGATGTTGAGGATGAAGATGTCTATGGTG GTTACGATTTTGATCAGACTTATGTCATAGAAGATGAACAGCCAGCAAAACCGAGCAATGACAATAGACTGAGGTTAACCTCCAAAGAGCATGACGTTCTGCCAGGTTTTGGAGCTGCTAAGAATTCTGACTACAGTATGGAGAG GTTTAGTCCTCCAAAAATCCCGAAGGATTTTGTGGCCCGGCATAAATTTTCTGGTCCTCTTGAGGCTGAAACTAAGCCAACTCTTTCTGCTCCTCCAGATGTTCCTCCCCCTGCAGATAATAATCTGAAACTTTTGATCGAGGGCTTTGCAACTTTTGTTTCCCGTTGTGGGAAACTATATGAGGATCTTTCTAGAGAGAAGAACCAATCAAATCAGCTGTTTGATTTTCTCCGGGGAGGTAATGGTCATGAGTACTACGCTAGAAGGCTGTGGGAGGAGCAGCAAAAGCGCGGTGATCAAAGTAAGCTGACATTAGATGTTAAGCCGTCTTCAAGTGTACAGAAAATGACTGCTGAAGAACGTGGCAGCTTATTAGGGGAAAAGCCATTGCAGAGAAGTTTGAAAGAAACCGATACTTCTGCTTCTTCTGGGGGCTCCTTCCAGTTCCCGACCAATCTCTCTGATACATTTACCAAATCAGCTTCAACT CAAGAGGCAGCAGATGCTGTTAAGCCTTTCAAAGATGATCCGGCTAAACAAGAGAGATTTGAGCAGTTTCTCAAGGAGAAATACAAAGGAGGGTTACGTTCAACAGACTTCAACAGAGTTAACAGCATGTCTGAATCAGCTCGTGCTCAAGAGAGGCTGGACTTTGAGGCTGCAGCTGAGGCAATCGAGAAAGGGAAAGCTTATAAGGAGGTCAGACGGGCTACTGAACGGCCTCTCGACTTCCTTGCAGGCGGCCTGCAGTTTACTTCTGGTGGAACAGAG CAAATTAAAGACACTGGAGTTGTAGACATGAAATCGAGTACGACATACCCTAAAAGGGAAGAGTTCCAATGGCGTCCTTCACCTCTTTTGTGCAAACGATTTGATCTCCCTGATCCTTTTATGGGAAAG CTGCCTCCTGCTCCGCGAGCTAGAAACAAAATGGATTCTCTCATATTCTTGCCGGATACAGTGAAAGCTGCATCTGCACTATCTGAGTCGCAAGAACATAAGAAAGAGACATCAATAGAAGAGCCTGAAGTTGAGGTAGAAGTGGAGAATGTGGAGAGACCTGTTGATCTTTACAAG GCCATCTTCTCTGATGAttctgaagatgatgaagatcaagtaatgaacagaaagATACAAGAGggtcaagaaaagaagaatgaagCGGCTGCAAGCACATTAAACCGGCTTATAGCTGGTGACTTTCTAGAATCTCTAGGGAAAGAACTAGGGTTCGAAGTACCGTCTGATGTCCCATACCAGGAAGGAACCAAGCCAATGGAAAAAGAGAGCAAGTCCAGAAGCAAACCCGAAGGTTCTTCAGACAAAAGACCAGATAGATCTGGATTTAAACAGAAAGTGGAGGAGAAGACGAGCAGCCTCACTCTCGGgtctgaagaagaaaagagtagaaaacagagagagaaatcGCCAAGAAAACGGAGTGGCGGCAACGATCTATCATCGAGTGAATCCTCAGGAGATGAGCGGAGTAAAAAACGATCTAGTAAGATGGATAGATATAGAAACAATGATTCAGAGAGCGATTCATCCAGCGACTACCACAGCAGGGATAAGCAAAGTTCAAGATCAAGAAGGAAGCGACGAGAATCTtctagagagaagagaaatagCCACAAGAAGCACTCAAAGCATCACAGGAGCAAGAAGTCATCTTCTTCAAAGCTTGTGTATAGCTCAGACGAAGATCGGAAAGAGTCAAAGCGGGAGAAGAGGAGGCGACGAGACTAA
- the LOC104709304 gene encoding uncharacterized protein LOC104709304 — protein MEDRNDILEQMTNAKSNYQSTNSTEERMALVVKHVRAVPDLVPMTELYWASLDLIATNDVVRGLFLALPDDEKLPFLKRQTKESRNDFEGSDMELNTVREIIEADDQAIEAVICIDHLRFFQREQLRTDPERGQRIMEQLMYESDTQCLHVLRMRQRVFFKLLDTLKKYGLKDSHRVRSEVALGMSLKILGHNSSQRSIAADFQVAQWTVTTKFDDVVNALCCLHSDIVSWKREELVDIPPRIMHDRRYFPYFQDCIGAIDGTHVRVRVGGDKKITYWNHHNYTSMNILAVCDFNMRFIYTRIGVPGRAHDSKILTYCARHDNFFPFPSSEKYFLVDSGYPNRRGFLAPYRGEAYHPNHFAGRRPGTVRETFNKRHSSLRSVIERTFGVWKGKWSILEGRVRYDVQMQEKIVAATMALHNFIRDSNIEDDDFNAAEETENYDADREGNMSPSHDDNVVDRNYDPTADQYMSTVRDDIAREIWDAR, from the exons ATGGAAGACCGAAATGATATTCTAGAGCAAATGACAAATGCAAAGTCAAATTATCAGTCAACAAATTCAACTGAAGAACGAATGGCTCTTGTTGTGAAACATGTGAGGGCAGTACCGGATCTGGTTCCGATGACGGAGCTTTATTGGGCATCTCTTGATCTTATTGCAACAAATGATGTTGTGCGCGGTTTATTTCTTGCTCTCCCAGATGATGAGAAGCTACCTTTTCTAAAGAGACAAACCAAAGAGTCTCgtaatgatttt GAAGGAAGTGACATGGAGTTGAACACAGTCAGAGAAATAATAGAAGCAGATGACCAAGCTATTGAAGCAGTAATCTGCATTGATCATCTTCGCTTTTTTCAAAGAGAACAATTGAGAACGGATCCTGAACGTGGACAACGTATAATGGAGCAACTAATGTATGAAAGTGATACACAATGCCTCCATGTTTTACGTATGAGACAAAGAGTGTTTTTTAAGCTCTTAGATACGCTAAAAAAGTATGGTCTTAAAGATTCTCATCGGGTAAGATCTGAGGTTGCATTAGGAATGTCGCTGAAGATTTTGGGACATAACTCATCACAAAGGAGCATAGCAGCAGATTTTCAAGTTGCACAATGGACTGTGACAACAAaatttgatgatgttgttaATGCCCTTTGTTGCTTGCATTCAGACATTGTATCATGGAAAAGAGAGGAACTTGTCGATATACCACCACGAATCATGCATGATAGGAGGTATTTTCCATATTTTCAAGATTGTATTGGAGCTATAGACGGTACTCATGTACGTGTTCGTGTTGGTGGCGATAAAAAGATCACGTACTGGAATCATCATAACTACACATCAATGAACATTTTGGCAGTGTGTGATTTCAATATGAGATTTATATACACACGTATTGGAGTCCCGGGACGTGCACACGACTCCAAGATATTGACATATTGTGCACGTCATGATAATTTTTTCCCATTCCCAAGCTCGGAGAAGTATTTTCTAGTGGATTCTGGCTATCCTAATCGAAGGGGGTTTTTAGCTCCTTATCGAGGTGAAGCGTACCATCCAAATCATTTTGCTGGGCGTAGACCAGGCACTGTACGCGAGACATTTAACAAGAGACATTCTTCGCTTCGATCAGTGATTGAAAGAACATTTGGAGTGTGGAAGGGAAAATGGTCTATTTTAGAAGGTCGTGTTCGTTATGATGTGCAAATGCAGGAGAAGATTGTTGCTGCAACTATGGCATTGCATAATTTTATTCGAGATTCTAATATAGAGGACGACGACTTCAATGCTGCAGAAGAAACGGAGAACTATGATGCTGATCGAGAAGGAAACATGTCTCCATCTCATGATGATAATGTAGTCGATCGAAATTATGATCCAACGGCTGATCAATATATGTCAACAGTAAGAGACGACATAGCAAGAGAGATATGGGATGCTCGTTAA
- the LOC104709303 gene encoding uncharacterized protein At2g29880-like, whose translation MTRLLLDLIMLEKQAGNSRGKSLSEKGKENVLTEFKKEFPLTLNWNKIKNRLDTLKRQYELYRKITFGATGLGVNPRTGSLDAPDHWWKDKIKAYPEASKLRSHPLRFIPLLHVVFRDETVVVEESWQPRRGVNRHAPLVDVSETERTNEEDEREDMMRENEPHHMETEDPDWMSQIPRENSANPNSEAEPSSASKETSSMHTQEKRSRTES comes from the exons ATGACTCGGTTGTTGTTAGATTTGATAATGCTAGAGAAACAAGCTGGAAATTCTAGAGGCAAAAGTTTGagtgagaaaggaaaagaaaacgttCTTACAGAATTTAAAAAGGAATTTCCACTAACCTTAAACTggaacaaaattaagaatagaCTTGATACTTTAAAGAGGCAATATGAACTGTATCGTAAAATCACGTTTGGAGCAACTGGACTCGGAGTTAATCCAAGGACAGGAAGTCTTGATGCCCCTGATCATTGGTGGAAAGATAAAATTAAG gCTTATCCTGAAGCTTCGAAACTCCGGTCGCACCCACTGCGGTTTATACCGCTTCTTCATGTGGTCTTCCGAGATGAAACGGTTGTGGTGGAGGAGTCATGGCAACCAAGACGTGGTGTAAATCGTCATGCTCCATTAGTTGACGTAAGTGAGACTGAACGTACaaacgaagaagacgagagagaaGATATGATGCGTGAGAACGAACCTCATCATATGGAAACAGAAGACCCAGATTGGATGTCACAAATTCCGAGGGAAAACTCTGCAAATCCAAATTCCGAGGCAGAACCATCATCTGCATCCAAAGAGACATCTTCTATGCACACTCAGGAGAAAAGAAGTCGAACCGAAAGCTAA
- the LOC104709305 gene encoding protein MIZU-KUSSEI 1-like gives AKGNSHDFTSKRHNSSSFHWTRKVGSDENDDVSSTHNPLPDHNNAKPVSKHTSSSSSSSSSSSSNVITQKRKLQSFAVSRLRSVIATLSRARPGHHHSGLGSRVVGTLFGSRRGHVHFSIQKDPNSPLAFLIELATPISGLVKEMASGLVRIALECDKGKEEKDEGGEEKNKALRHGGGDKTAISRRLVEEPMWRTYCNGKKCGFATRRECGEKEKKVLKALEMVSMGAGVLPETEETGGDGGGDVMYMRAKFERIVGSRDSEAFYMMNPDSNGAPELSIYLLRI, from the coding sequence GCGAAAGGAAACTCACATGACTTTACCTCCAAGAGACACAATAGTAGTAGTTTCCACTGGACAAGAAAAGTCGGATCAGAcgaaaacgacgacgtttctTCCACCCATAACCCTCTTCCTGATCACAACAACGCTAAACCCGTTTCCAAAcacacttcttcctcttcctcttcttcttcatcctcttcctctaATGTAATCACTCAAAAACGAAAGCTTCAATCTTTCGCCGTGTCTCGTCTCCGTTCAGTCATAGCTACTTTAAGCAGAGCACGACCCGGTCACCATCACTCCGGACTCGGGTCACGGGTCGTCGGTACACTTTTCGGATCTCGTCGCGGACACGTGCATTTCTCAATCCAGAAAGATCCTAACTCACCACTGGCGTTTCTCATCGAGCTCGCTACTCCGATTAGTGGGTTGGTTAAAGAGATGGCTTCGGGACTCGTCAGAATCGCTCTGGAGTGTGATAAAGGGAAAGAGGAGAAAGacgaaggaggagaagaaaaaaacaaagctttacGTCACGGCGGAGGAGACAAGACGGCGATTTCGCGGCGGTTGGTTGAGGAGCCGATGTGGAGGACTTATTGTAACGGGAAAAAGTGTGGATTCGCGACGAGGAGAGAGTGTGGCGAGAAggagaaaaaggttttgaaagcGCTTGAGATGGTTTCTATGGGCGCCGGAGTTTTACCGGAGACGGAGGAGACAGGCGGCGACGGTGGAGGAGATGTGATGTATATGAGAGCGAAGTTTGAGAGAATCGTTGGATCGCGTGACTCCGAAGCTTTCTATATGATGAATCCTGATAGTAATGGAGCTCCTGAGCTTAGTATCTATCTACTCagaatctga
- the LOC104709306 gene encoding protein MIZU-KUSSEI 1-like, with the protein MWVNXEEKNKALRHGGGDKTAISRRLVEEPMWRTYCNGKKCGFATRRECGEKEKKVLKALEMVSMGAGVLPETEETGGDGGGDVMYMRAKFERIVGSRDSEAFYMMNPDSNGAPELSIYLLRI; encoded by the coding sequence ATGTGGGTCAATCNagaagaaaaaaacaaagctttacGTCACGGCGGAGGAGACAAGACGGCGATTTCGCGGCGGTTGGTTGAGGAGCCGATGTGGAGGACTTATTGTAACGGGAAAAAGTGTGGATTCGCGACGAGGAGAGAGTGTGGCGAGAAggagaaaaaggttttgaaagcGCTTGAGATGGTTTCTATGGGCGCCGGAGTTTTACCGGAGACGGAGGAGACAGGCGGCGACGGTGGAGGAGATGTGATGTATATGAGAGCGAAGTTTGAGAGAATCGTTGGATCGCGTGACTCCGAAGCTTTCTATATGATGAATCCTGATAGTAATGGAGCTCCTGAGCTTAGTATCTATCTACTCagaatctga
- the LOC104706611 gene encoding protein Dr1 homolog isoform X2, whose protein sequence is MDPMDIVGKSKEDASLPKATMTKIIKEMLPPDVRVARDAQDLLIECCVEFINLVSSESNDVCNKEDKRTIAPEHVLKALQVLGFGEYIEEVYAAYEQHKYETMDTQRSVKWNSGAQMTEEEAAAEQQRMFAEARARMNGGVPVPQPEHPETNQRSPQS, encoded by the exons ATGGATCCAATGGATATAGTCGGCAAATCCAAGGAAGACGCTTCACTTCCaaaag CTACGATGACTAAAATCATAAAGGAGATGTTACCACCAGATGTTCGTGTTGCTAGAGATGCTCAAGATCTTCTTATTGAATGTTGTGTAG AGTTTATAAATCTTGTATCTTCAGAATCTAATGATGTTTGTAACAAAGAGGACAAACGGACGATTGCCCCCGAGCATGTTCTCAAGGCACTACAGGTTCTTGGTTTTGGAGAATACATTGAGGAAGTCTATGCTGCGTATGAGCAACATAAGTATGAAACCATG GACACACAGAGAAGTGTGAAATGGAACAGTGGAGCTCAAATGACTGAGGAGGAAGCAGCTGCTGAGCAACAACGTATGTTTGCAGAAGCACGTGCAAGAATGAATGGAGGTGTTCCGGTTCCTCAACCTGAACATCCAGAAACCAACCAGAGAAGTCCACAAAGCTAA
- the LOC104706609 gene encoding thymidine kinase b-like: MFGVSMRTLISPSISPLSLHLHHLPKPSLFSTVLRFSSAINNNNTKSPKNSPRSTISTVKSQKTASSSSQPQSHPLSFSPPGEIHVVVGPMFSGKTTTLLRRILAEKLTGKKIAVIKSNKDTRYCTESIVTHDGEKFPCWSLPDLSSFKERFGTDEYENRLDVIGIDEAQFFGDLYEFCREAADKEGKTVIVAGLDGDFMRRRFGSVLDLIPIADSVTKLTSRCEVCGKKASFTMRKTEEIVTELIGGAEVYMPVCRNHYVCGQSVLETARAVLDSSSTKTPDVVVASSL; encoded by the coding sequence ATGTTTGGTGTTTCAATGAGAACATTAATCTCACCATCTATTTCTCCCTtgtctcttcatcttcatcatctccctAAACCTTCTCTCTTCTCCACCGTCCTTCGCTTCTCCTCcgcaatcaacaacaacaacactaaatCCCCCAAAAATTCACCTCGTTCCACAATTTCCACCGTAAAATCACAGAAGACGGCATCATCCTCATCACAACCACAATCTCACCCACTCTCCTTCTCACCTCCCGGAGAAATCCACGTCGTGGTCGGTCCAATGTTCTCCGGGAAAACAACAACGCTTCTCCGCCGTATCCTCGCCGAGAAACTAACCGGCAAAAAAATCGCCGTCATCAAATCGAACAAAGACACGAGGTACTGCACGGAATCGATAGTGACTCACGACGGCGAGAAGTTCCCGTGCTGGTCACTCCCAGATCTATCGAGTTTCAAGGAGAGATTCGGAACCGACGAGTACGAGAATCGGTTAGACGTGATCGGGATCGACGAAGCTCAGTTCTTCGGAGATCTCTACGAGTTTTGCCGTGAAGCTGCTGATAAAGAAGGTAAAACCGTAATCGTCGCTGGGTTGGATGGTGATTTCATGAGGAGGAGGTTTGGTTCAGTGCTCGATTTGATTCCGATTGCGGATTCCGTCACGAAGCTGACGTCGCGGTGTGAGGTTTGTGGGAAGAAAGCTTCGTTTACGATGAGGAAGACGGAGGAGATAGTTACGGAGCTTATCGGTGGTGCTGAAGTGTATATGCCTGTGTGTAGGAATCATTACGTTTGCGGTCAAAGCGTTTTGGAAACCGCTCGTGCCGTTTTGGATTCGTCTTCTACCAAAACGCCTGATGTTGTTGTAGCGAGTTCACTTTAA
- the LOC104706611 gene encoding protein Dr1 homolog isoform X1 has translation MDPMDIVGKSKEDASLPKATMTKIIKEMLPPDVRVARDAQDLLIECCVEFINLVSSESNDVCNKEDKRTIAPEHVLKALQVLGFGEYIEEVYAAYEQHKYETMQDTQRSVKWNSGAQMTEEEAAAEQQRMFAEARARMNGGVPVPQPEHPETNQRSPQS, from the exons ATGGATCCAATGGATATAGTCGGCAAATCCAAGGAAGACGCTTCACTTCCaaaag CTACGATGACTAAAATCATAAAGGAGATGTTACCACCAGATGTTCGTGTTGCTAGAGATGCTCAAGATCTTCTTATTGAATGTTGTGTAG AGTTTATAAATCTTGTATCTTCAGAATCTAATGATGTTTGTAACAAAGAGGACAAACGGACGATTGCCCCCGAGCATGTTCTCAAGGCACTACAGGTTCTTGGTTTTGGAGAATACATTGAGGAAGTCTATGCTGCGTATGAGCAACATAAGTATGAAACCATG CAGGACACACAGAGAAGTGTGAAATGGAACAGTGGAGCTCAAATGACTGAGGAGGAAGCAGCTGCTGAGCAACAACGTATGTTTGCAGAAGCACGTGCAAGAATGAATGGAGGTGTTCCGGTTCCTCAACCTGAACATCCAGAAACCAACCAGAGAAGTCCACAAAGCTAA